In one Nomascus leucogenys isolate Asia chromosome 13, Asia_NLE_v1, whole genome shotgun sequence genomic region, the following are encoded:
- the LOC100591219 gene encoding serine protease 58-like — MKGFLIVALLGTAGAAVLAKDSKDNQELSYNFTIPYMVYLQSFPEPCVGSLIHPDWILTAAHCPLPVEIRLGVPQPSITNKKQQIRNYSSVVTYPDFDAKSLNNDLMMIKLSTPASLNPHVGTIAIALEPIPFNESCFIPTWTWNEYKNLSDPDILTWINQYSLPFHDCQDRLKEEQAGNIICVGHPLRILSKNKEVSAAPAICNGRLHGILSWEEGSVTLGSEGFFTGVHHYARWILKIMDTH, encoded by the exons ATGAAGGGTTTTCTGATCGTCGCTCTCTTGGGGACAGCTG GAGCTGCTGTTCTGGCTAAAGACTCTAAAGATAATCAGGAGTTGTCATATAATTTTACTATTCCTTACATGGTCTATCTTCAGTCCTTCCCAGAACCCTGCGTGGGGTCTCTCATTCACCCTGACTGGATATTGACGGCTGCCCACTGCCCCTTACC tgttgaaattCGACTGGGAGTTCCTCAACCTAGCATCACaaacaagaaacaacagatacGAAACTATTCATCAGTTGTGACCTACCCTGACTTTGATGCAAAATCCTTGAACAATGACCTAATGATGATCAAACTGTCAACACCTGCTTCACTCAACCCCCATGTGGGGACTATAGCCATAGCCTTGGAACCCATTCCATTTAATGAGTCCTGCTTTATTCCAACCTGGAcctggaatgaatataaaaacc TCAGTGATCCTGACATCCTGACATGGATCAACCaatattctcttccattccatgaCTGTCAGGATAGACTCAAAGAAGAACAGGCAGGAAACATCATTTGTGTGGGACACCCTCTAAGGATCCTATCTAAAAACAAG GAAGTTTCGGCTGCCCCAGCCATCTGCAATGGGAGGTTGCATGGAATCTTGTCCTGGGAAGAAGGAAGTGTCACCCTAGGAAGTGAAGGATTCTTCACAGGTGTTCATCACTATGCAAGATGGATCTTGAAAATTATGGATACCCACTGA